The genome window CGAATACCTGACACAACAACATTCCAAAGAAAAACAGTGATAATGGTCGTTCCGATTGCAATCTGAGGTAAAACGGTCCCTTGTATTGCTAAGGTGTAGAATATCAACGCTAAAGCTACGGAAGGTATGACAAAGATAACTCCTCGCAGAGTGCGACCCAGTGAAACATGTTCTTCGGCAGGTTTGGCATATTGCTTCGTATCGGTGTTCATGACAAATTCCTTATCCTGTTTGATTTCTGTCTCATTGAACTCTTGACCCCTCAAATCGGTATTGGGCAATAAATTTGCTTTACCGATTAATTTGACTGGTATCTTACATCCCTGTTTATTCTTCTGGCTAATTCACTTGTGTAATTTTTACCTAATGTTTCTGAATGACTTTTAATCCAATCAGTAAGTTTTGTGGTTCCGACAGGAGGTGTATCCACCGCAAGAGTCCCGGCCATAAGTCCTTTTATTTCTTCCCATGTTAAAAAAGTGTCTCTAACCAGCAATCCGACCATTTTTGAAAAAATATAACCAGCCAGAGGGGAAATGGATATGATAGGTCTGTTTTTGCCGATTATTTCCCCAATAGTTTTAACGAGATCGCTATAAGTAAAGAACTCAGGACCGACAGCGTTGATGATTATATTTTCACGGACGGAGCCCTGTTCTACGGCCAGACTGGCAAAATCCTCAATATAAATCGGTTGAATTCCATAATTACCGTCTCCGAAAACACCAAAAACTGGAAATTTGCGAAGTGCCCATGCAATATTATTAATGAGAATGTCTTCTTTCCCGAAAAGAACCGCTGGACGCAGTATTGAATAGGAAATACCGGATTCAACAATAGCTTTTTCAAGAATTGCCTTGCCTTGAAAATACTCAAGATCCATTTCAGATGTTGGATTTGTGATGCTTACATGAACGATTCTTTCAACCCCGGCTTTTTTTGCCGCATCAAACAATACAAGTGAGTTTCTGACAGCATCAGAATGTGTAAACGATTGATGATTAAACCTTACCCAATAAGTATTATAAAGGACTGTAACGCCTTCCAGAGATTCTCGAAGTTTTTTAGGATCATCGAAATTAAATGGAAATACTTTTAACCTTTCTCCAAAAGGGTTTTCTCTCATAAAAGAATTTGTAAGCGTTTGAACAGTACATCCTTTATCAAGGAGATTCTGCGCAATATACTTTCCAGAATACCCGAAAGCACCAGTTACGGCATGAATTTGTTGCTTGTTGTTCATCTTTGCTTCCTCATAAAATTGAATAAAGTATACTGTGTAAGGTCATGAATTGAATTTTTGTTGAAATCTACAGGTTGATTGTTTTTAAAAGTAGGTATGGAATGAATCCCATTTTTCTTTTTTTGCGTAAAAATATGGGCTAATAAAAAAACTTTCGGTCAGTATATAAGCCTTATAGTGATTAAGCAAATGGTGTCTCTTTTCCTTGCAAAAGCTTCGACATTTTCCAATCTATTTATCAGATAAAGATCGGCCATGCGCCTCGCACGGTATTACTTAGGCGGATGAAACTTATCTGCGAGAATCCTTTAAAGGAGCACGCCACATTCTCAGGAAACCTCGCAAACGTGGAGAAAGATCTTCAAAGCGAGGCCTTTCGAAGGAAAAAGTTTGCGTTCTTATTGCCCGAGACAGGGCGGGGCGTATAGTAGATTTTGTTACCGGTAACGGCTCTGTCAGTGTTTTAAGCCTAAAAACCACCTTGAAGCCAGTAATCGATGAGGACGCGCTACTTGTAACTAACGGACATTCTGCATATAAATCATTTTGTAAAGCTGAGAGTCTATATCATGAGATTAAATCTCAGCAAAGGCGAGCGGGTTAAAGGAGCTTTTAAGCTCCAAAAGGTTAATACCTATAACAGCAGGTTTAAAAACTGGCTGAAACGTTTTCATGGCGTTGCTACAAAATACCTGACAATTATCTTGGCTGGCGACGGTCCTTTAAGAAGTGCCTTTTATGGTTAATTTGCCATCAAAAAAGTGTGATGCGTAGATAACATGGTTGTCATCTAAAGAAAGAACCTGCCATCCATGCAAACGTGGATTATATTTTTAGAGACTAAAAACACAGAGCCAAAACCATGGAGGCAGGTATGAAGAAGAATAACATATATGTAGGCCTTGATGTACATAAAAATAGT of Desulforegula conservatrix Mb1Pa contains these proteins:
- a CDS encoding SDR family oxidoreductase, which gives rise to MNNKQQIHAVTGAFGYSGKYIAQNLLDKGCTVQTLTNSFMRENPFGERLKVFPFNFDDPKKLRESLEGVTVLYNTYWVRFNHQSFTHSDAVRNSLVLFDAAKKAGVERIVHVSITNPTSEMDLEYFQGKAILEKAIVESGISYSILRPAVLFGKEDILINNIAWALRKFPVFGVFGDGNYGIQPIYIEDFASLAVEQGSVRENIIINAVGPEFFTYSDLVKTIGEIIGKNRPIISISPLAGYIFSKMVGLLVRDTFLTWEEIKGLMAGTLAVDTPPVGTTKLTDWIKSHSETLGKNYTSELARRINRDVRYQSN
- a CDS encoding transposase, encoding MRESFKGARHILRKPRKRGERSSKRGLSKEKVCVLIARDRAGRIVDFVTGNGSVSVLSLKTTLKPVIDEDALLVTNGHSAYKSFCKAESLYHEIKSQQRRAG